Proteins encoded in a region of the Hirundo rustica isolate bHirRus1 chromosome 10, bHirRus1.pri.v3, whole genome shotgun sequence genome:
- the P3H2 gene encoding prolyl 3-hydroxylase 2 isoform X2: MQKTPNIFGRALQHWKREILEEWRQTHSWALKNFSSHSLCPSQIIYSRNSRRQEGAGLNKLEEAANAAHTFFMANPEHMEIQQDLENYKTTSGKVSLIDREARQHMEDYSAGVRHYDKEEYELAIEFLERALKGYYSEDEDCQIMCEGPQRFEEHEYLDYKAGLYEAIADHYMQVLACKHDCVRELATRSGRISPIENFLPLHYDYLQFAYYRVGDYVKALECAKSYLLFHPDDEDVLENAGYYEGLLEGTVDPATIKPRKEARTLLRRHKLESHLLQVAAAGLGYAYTEPNYWNRYGVRQDEHSVPSSISSEPEDGPRLSLTKKPMPKPDRELKEGGPLLYSDVKFVYNSQQLNGTQRVLLDNVISEEQCRELHRVARGIMLAGDGYRGKTSPHTPNERFEGATVLKALKYGYEGRVPLKSARLFYDISEKARRIVESYFLLNSTLYFSYTHLVCRTALSGQQERRNDLSHPIHADNCLLDPEANECWKEPPAYTFRDYSALLYMNADFEGGEFIFTEMDAKTVTASIKPKCGRMISFSSGGENPHGVKAVTKGQRCAVALWFTLDPLYRELERIQADEVVAMLDQEHLGPSEMNINPKDEL; this comes from the exons CTGAACAAGCTGGAGGAGGCAGCAAATGCAGCTCACACCTTCTTCATGGCAAACCCCGAGCACATGGAGATACAGCAGGACCTCGAGAACTACAAGACCACGTCAGGGAAGGTCAGCTTGATTGACCGAGAGGCCAGGCAGCACATG GAGGACTACAGTGCTGGAGTGAGGCACTACGACAAGGAGGAGTACGAGCTGGCCATTGAATTCTTGGAGCGTGCCTTGAAAGGATATTACTCTGAGGATGAGGATTGCCAGATCATGTGCGAGGGACCGCAGAGATTTGAGGAGCACGAGTACTTGGATTACAAGGCTGGTCTCTACGAAGCTATTGCAG ATCACTACATGCAGGTCCTGGCCTGCAAACACGACTGTGTCCGCGAGCTCGCCACGCGCTCGGGCCGGATCTCGCCCATCGAAAACTTCCTTCCCCTCCATTACGACTACTTGCAGTTTGCCTATTACAGAG TTGGTGACTACGTGAAAGCCCTGGAGTGTGCCAAGTCCTACCTGCTCTTCCACCCGGATGATGAAGATGTCCTGGAGAATGCAGGTTATTACGAGGGTCTCTTGGAAGGGACAGTGGATCCAGCCACCATCAAACCCAGAAAG gAAGCCAGGACGCTGCTGCGGCGCCACAAGCTGGAGTCTCACCTGTTGCAGGTGGCTGCGGCCGGCCTGGGATACGCCTACACGGAGCCG aactACTGGAACAGGTACGGCGTCCGCCAGGACGAGCACAG TGTCCCATCAAGTATCAGCAGTGAGCCAGAGGATGGGCCCCGGCTGTCCCTGACAAAGAAACCCATGCCAAAGCCAGATCGAGAGCTGAAGGAGG GGGGCCCTCTTCTCTACAGCGATGTGAAGTTTGTCTACAACTCTCAGCAGCTGAATGGCACCCAGCGAGTGCTGCTGGATAACGTCATCTCGGAGGAGCAGTGCCGGGAGCTGCACAGGGTGGCCAGA GGGATCATGTTGGCTGGAGATGGTTACAGGGGCAAAACATCCCCCCACACCCCAAACGAGAGATTTGAAGGAGCCACTGTCCTTAAAGCCCTCAAG TATGGCTACGAGGGCCGTGTCCCGCTGAAGAGCGCCCGGCTGTTCTACGACATCAGCGAGAAGGCTCGCAGGATCGTCGAGTCCTACTTCCTGCTCAACTCCACGCTCTACTTCTCCTACACACACCTGGTGTGCCGCACCGCCCTGTCCG GCCAGCAGGAGCGAAGGAATGATCTGAGCCATCCCATCCATGCTGACAACTGCCTCTTGGACCCTGAGGCCAACGAGTGCTGGAAGGAACCTCCTGCTTACACCTTTCGGGATTACAG TGCCCTCCTGTACATGAATGCGGATTTTGAAGGTGGCGAGTTCATTTTCACCGAGATGGACGCCAAAACCGTGACA GCCTCCATCAAGCCCAAGTGCGGGAGAATGATCAGCTTCTCGTCGGGCGGCGAGAACCCCCACGGGGTGAAGGCGGTCACCAAAGGCCAGCGGTGCGCTGTGGCGCTCTGGTTCACCCTGGACCCTCTGTACAGAGAGCTG GAACGAATCCAGGCAGATGAAGTGGTTGCGATGTTGGACCAGGAGCATCTAGGACCCAGTGAAATGAACATCAACCCAAAGGATGAGCTATGA
- the P3H2 gene encoding prolyl 3-hydroxylase 2 isoform X3, whose amino-acid sequence MANPEHMEIQQDLENYKTTSGKVSLIDREARQHMEDYSAGVRHYDKEEYELAIEFLERALKGYYSEDEDCQIMCEGPQRFEEHEYLDYKAGLYEAIADHYMQVLACKHDCVRELATRSGRISPIENFLPLHYDYLQFAYYRVGDYVKALECAKSYLLFHPDDEDVLENAGYYEGLLEGTVDPATIKPRKEARTLLRRHKLESHLLQVAAAGLGYAYTEPNYWNRYGVRQDEHSVPSSISSEPEDGPRLSLTKKPMPKPDRELKEGGPLLYSDVKFVYNSQQLNGTQRVLLDNVISEEQCRELHRVARGIMLAGDGYRGKTSPHTPNERFEGATVLKALKYGYEGRVPLKSARLFYDISEKARRIVESYFLLNSTLYFSYTHLVCRTALSGQQERRNDLSHPIHADNCLLDPEANECWKEPPAYTFRDYSALLYMNADFEGGEFIFTEMDAKTVTASIKPKCGRMISFSSGGENPHGVKAVTKGQRCAVALWFTLDPLYRELERIQADEVVAMLDQEHLGPSEMNINPKDEL is encoded by the exons ATGGCAAACCCCGAGCACATGGAGATACAGCAGGACCTCGAGAACTACAAGACCACGTCAGGGAAGGTCAGCTTGATTGACCGAGAGGCCAGGCAGCACATG GAGGACTACAGTGCTGGAGTGAGGCACTACGACAAGGAGGAGTACGAGCTGGCCATTGAATTCTTGGAGCGTGCCTTGAAAGGATATTACTCTGAGGATGAGGATTGCCAGATCATGTGCGAGGGACCGCAGAGATTTGAGGAGCACGAGTACTTGGATTACAAGGCTGGTCTCTACGAAGCTATTGCAG ATCACTACATGCAGGTCCTGGCCTGCAAACACGACTGTGTCCGCGAGCTCGCCACGCGCTCGGGCCGGATCTCGCCCATCGAAAACTTCCTTCCCCTCCATTACGACTACTTGCAGTTTGCCTATTACAGAG TTGGTGACTACGTGAAAGCCCTGGAGTGTGCCAAGTCCTACCTGCTCTTCCACCCGGATGATGAAGATGTCCTGGAGAATGCAGGTTATTACGAGGGTCTCTTGGAAGGGACAGTGGATCCAGCCACCATCAAACCCAGAAAG gAAGCCAGGACGCTGCTGCGGCGCCACAAGCTGGAGTCTCACCTGTTGCAGGTGGCTGCGGCCGGCCTGGGATACGCCTACACGGAGCCG aactACTGGAACAGGTACGGCGTCCGCCAGGACGAGCACAG TGTCCCATCAAGTATCAGCAGTGAGCCAGAGGATGGGCCCCGGCTGTCCCTGACAAAGAAACCCATGCCAAAGCCAGATCGAGAGCTGAAGGAGG GGGGCCCTCTTCTCTACAGCGATGTGAAGTTTGTCTACAACTCTCAGCAGCTGAATGGCACCCAGCGAGTGCTGCTGGATAACGTCATCTCGGAGGAGCAGTGCCGGGAGCTGCACAGGGTGGCCAGA GGGATCATGTTGGCTGGAGATGGTTACAGGGGCAAAACATCCCCCCACACCCCAAACGAGAGATTTGAAGGAGCCACTGTCCTTAAAGCCCTCAAG TATGGCTACGAGGGCCGTGTCCCGCTGAAGAGCGCCCGGCTGTTCTACGACATCAGCGAGAAGGCTCGCAGGATCGTCGAGTCCTACTTCCTGCTCAACTCCACGCTCTACTTCTCCTACACACACCTGGTGTGCCGCACCGCCCTGTCCG GCCAGCAGGAGCGAAGGAATGATCTGAGCCATCCCATCCATGCTGACAACTGCCTCTTGGACCCTGAGGCCAACGAGTGCTGGAAGGAACCTCCTGCTTACACCTTTCGGGATTACAG TGCCCTCCTGTACATGAATGCGGATTTTGAAGGTGGCGAGTTCATTTTCACCGAGATGGACGCCAAAACCGTGACA GCCTCCATCAAGCCCAAGTGCGGGAGAATGATCAGCTTCTCGTCGGGCGGCGAGAACCCCCACGGGGTGAAGGCGGTCACCAAAGGCCAGCGGTGCGCTGTGGCGCTCTGGTTCACCCTGGACCCTCTGTACAGAGAGCTG GAACGAATCCAGGCAGATGAAGTGGTTGCGATGTTGGACCAGGAGCATCTAGGACCCAGTGAAATGAACATCAACCCAAAGGATGAGCTATGA